The following is a genomic window from Gigantopelta aegis isolate Gae_Host chromosome 5, Gae_host_genome, whole genome shotgun sequence.
cctgGACTGACCTCaaatcaggtgagtgctttaccactgcactGCGATATTGCACAATTTTAGCGACTTATGCCcgtgggccccgttccacaaagcgatcttagcactaaggtcaccgtaagtgcatatgttagctgtgcagttacggtgatcttaggcctaagatcgcttcgtggaacagggcccagctGGTTAGTGATTTTCGAAgttatcttagtgctacgacatcgtaaaaccatcataggctaTGACATAGCTTAcaacggttttacgatttcctAGCACAAAGATTGCTTCAAAActatgggcctaattcacaaaggtctcttagactCTGCTAGACaaaacatcctctttgcaagtcttttcacACTGCACTGCGacatcgcaaagttgcgagagtttagtgaattaggcccctggtcccCATTCCATAAAACGATCTTAGCgcaaagatcaccttaagtgcatatgttagctgtgcagttacggtgatcttaggtctaagatagcttcgtggaatggggcccaggtCTGTAATATGTGTGAGTCACGAGACACATTGCTTATTCTGACACCTGTGTCCCGCTCCCTGTGAAAACAGTGTTAAAACACTTGTCTAGATCACAGAACTAAAATTTATACTTAAAACATCTCCAACTAAGACATGAAAAAGGAAAGTATTGGGTATACTCAGcattcgaaataagcattgtttggtaacccatttacaggttaccacaaaatgtagcctggtaacctataggtgaCCAAACTATATGGAAGTTAGAATttaattcctgttactactactttcAACGTGGatgttctgaaattgtatcggtgcATGCGAATatcggtacgagaaacgaaatccaGAAGTAAATGAACACACAGATTGCCTAAATTGTTTTGCAAGTGCACAAGTGCACGtcaacatcgatgcaattccttacgagaaaatgaaacactgaagtctggaatgcattgcctggttttacGTTCAGATACGAAACTACAGTTCGTTGAaatttttgaatgaatgaaacaccagtcgacttttcttacatgtggtaacctcccagtaacctgaacgaccattTGACTTACTTAAATGCCTGTATACTGATGGGGCATTGATCTCACGTACCTCTTTTGATCGCATCCTGCGACTAGAtattttgtagtagtagtttcCGTTTGTGAAGTCATGGGTGCATGCCTGTAGTAGAGGTCTGACTGACTTCTCATTGtcaaacaacaaatacacatagcctgtcatttaaaataaattcacatAGCCTGtcagttaaaataaatacacatagcctgttatttaaagtaaaatacACACAGCCTgtcaatttaaataaatacagtgtctgtcatttaaaacaaatacacacagcctatcatttaaaataaatacacatactcTGTCAATTAAAATACACATAGCCTGTCATTTAAAACAGATACACATAGCCTGTCATTTAAAACAGATATACATAGCCTGTCAATTAAAATAGATATACATAGCCTGTCATTTAAAACAGATACACATAGCCTGTCTTTTAAAATAGATATACATAGCCTGtcagttaaaataaatacacagcctatcatttaaaataaaatacacacagcCTATCATTTAAAATAGATATACATAGCTTGTCATTTAAAATAGATATACATAGCCTGTAATTAAAAATAGATATACATAGCCTGTCAGTTAAAATAGATATAGATGTcagtatttaaatgttttacaaaatattacatttttgcaATAATGGAATGGACTCACTTGGATACATGTAAAGCATGtaaagttaaattaataacTGCAGAATTTCATTTAAAATCCCATTATAATTGAGTATCAACACACACTGCTGTATACTCACATCTCACACAGCTCAAACCTAATGGCAGCATCAACTGCATGTGACATAGCTGTGTTATAAATTGTTGGTCAGGGCTTTTATGGACGGCAGTTTTTTGCCACTGGATACAAATTGCCGTTGGTTGAaggaatgatttttgtttttttattttgtgtttatttcttGCTGAAGTTAGTGATTTAAAATTGCCGTTGACATGTTCAAAATTGTCATAGGTGAGTATTTTGCTTCTGGTAATAAATATTCAGAATTGCAATtggttaaacaaaaattaagttcAAAGCTGAtgcaatgttaaaatgttaagtttattttaattttttgttttctgtctataaaattaataaattctaTATTAATATAGAAATATCGTCTACTCTTTACCCTTCACCgatcaaaaaacaacaatataaacaattgaattttaaaatttctgacattcatttaaattaatcgtttcatttttttttttttaacaggaaaaagcactaatcactaaccatcTTTTCCTGGCCATTCAATCCTGAGGGAACCGAACTTGCTGAAGGCTGCTTGTAACCCAGctgaaaaacaattatataattatagtcatataacaaaatcataaccatggaaataaagaaatacttcAAGGTTAAAAATTGCCTGTCACCAGCTCACCCTTTATGGactaaataaaatttatgaaTTTATGGCTACTACAAATTTTACCTATATAGTCCCATTGTGCCATTGATGTTATAAAAATGCATACTGAAAAGAAAATGTCATATCGCAGGGTACACTTCCTAGACAGACCTTGCAAGAGTATGGAGGATATTTCATCATTCTTGAAGCCAAAAGAAATTACCTTCAAAAGTATCCCAGGGTGCAGGGTACACCCACTAGAAAGACCTTGCAAGAGTATGGATGATTCTTCATCATTCTTGGGgccaaaaggaaggaaggaaggaaatgttttatttaacgacgcactcaacacattttatttacggttatatggcgtcagacatatggttaaggaccacacagatattgagagaggaaacccgctgtcaccacttcatggtctactcttttcgataagcagcaagggatcttttatatgtaccatcccacagacagaataacacataacacagcctttgatataccagtcgtggtgtactggctggagcgagaaagaGCCAAATGGGTAGGGCCAAAATAAATTACCTTCAGTAATATCCCAGGGTACACCCCCTAAAAAGACCTTGCAAGAGTATGGAGGATTCTTCATCATTCTTGGGGCCAACTGTCCACTCCATGTGCAGCTTGCTTCACTAAtggctgaaacaaaacaaaaaatcctttGTTTCATTACATTTAATAATGATGACAGGAAACCATGTTTACGGTGCACTGAACTTTGCTATACCAAATACTATCCCATAGGTGACAACGGTAAACCTACTTggctaaaaattatatattttcatatgtaattaaattatggtTACATAGCTATAAATCTGAAAATAATAGTTGCAATAATGCAGACTGCACAAGATATGCAAAACAGTGTACAATTGAAAGCATTAGCTGAAGAGGGATTTACACAGTGTACATTTCAAGTCATGGAATCGGGCATGTGAAAATTGTGAGAAATACAACTGCACCTATGAAGTGGGTGAAAACGGTGTCGTCTGCCAATAAAAAATAGTCAGGGAACCTACATAAAAATCGAATTGTTTAGTTAAGATGAACAATTCTGCTATAGATACTTTGTATATACTGCaaccatacatgtatctgaatacaaatgtgtgtgtttttaaaactaatttcacaggaaggaaggaaatattttatttaacgacacactcaacacattttatttacggttatatggcgtcagacatatggttaaggaccacacagatattgagagaggaaacccgctgtcgccacttcatgggctactctttttcgattagcagcaagggatcttttatatgcaccatccgataaacaggatagcacataccatggcctttgatgtacgtcgtggtgcactggctggagcgagaaatagcgcaatgggcccactgacggggatcgatcccaggccaaccgtgcatcgagcgagcgttgtaccactgggcttcgcCCCGCCCCTCTAATTTCATAGTAAACCATTTTAGCATATACTTGTACATACAGGCAGCGTTTCTgtgaataaaaatgtttgggtttttttaaagtaatttcatAGTAAACCATTTTTAATTGGTGATTTCAGGATACACTTCACATACAGCCTGTGAATAAAAATGTGTGGGTAAACCATTTTTAGCATGATACACTTGACATACATGCCGCATTTCTGTGGAGCCTGGCGGCGCGGTCTATGGCGTAGGGGTCGATGTTGGTCATGTTGAGGACGGGATTGATAGACTGCGAGTGCCAGGCCTGCTCCAGCTGCGAGTCCTTCGCCAGTGGTATCAACGTCCCGTCGCTCGCGGTCACCGACGACGGGTACACCGTACACAACTGGCTCTGCTGGTCTGCGTACTGCCGGCGTAGAGTTCTACCACCAAGGTTCATCGATGACTGGACATGTGGAAGGAAAGCAATGTTAGCTGTACCTTCTAAGTCATTATTAACTAACAAAGTTAATTCAACATAACTAACAGAgaagagttagagagagagagagagagagagagagagagagagagagagagagagagagagagagatagagagagatgaaggagggagggagggacacaaggagggtggggtgggagaAGCTATGAGGGAAGGAGGGAGACGGGGGGGGGAGAGTGGGGTAGGGGGAGAGAAAGATGGAGGATGAAGGGAGGgagaaataattattaaatactgtCAGCAtattaagataattattaattattgtctggataaaaaatataattattaattattgtttaggTAATcgaaaaattattaattattcattgtgtaataaagataattatcaattattatCTGGCTACTTAAATTaactaattatttaaattatgaatTTGGCAAATTACAGGGCAAAGCCATTTGACTTGAGACTGATCGTGTTCGAGTACGATGGCTAATTAGTAACATGCAACATAGTTTTCAGGGCATTGGGGCATATAGCTAGTGTACTACGGCAAAATGCCACATGGCTGCCATTAAATTTGAGCCCTAAATAAAATAGATTTATATTTAATTCACTCAAGTTTAagacaaatgaaataaataaataaattaaataaacaaagtaAGTGAATGATGTAAGCATGTAAGCACCATCATATCTGCGAGGACGGACTCGGAGCCATCACTGCCAAAGCCGCTGGTGTTGGAGTCACACGGCGATGGTGTTCGTGTCGACGGTGATGGCCGGTTCAGCAACGTTGAGTAGATTATCTTCTCCATCGGCGACAGTGTTGCCTCGCTCATCGGACTTCCAAATGAGTAGAGGGAGGAATCGGTCGAGTAATTCAAATCACTGAAAACATAAGGAAAAAGAGTGTTTAACATTAATgtatgacagcacataccacagctaaagtttgttttgtttaacaccaccactagagcacattgatatattaatcatcagctattggatgtcaaacatttggtaattttgatgtatagtcttagagaagaaacccataATTtgtttcagttagtagcaagggatctttcatatgcaccatctcacagacagaaaagcacataccacagtatttggccagttgtggtacactggttggaatgagaaaaaatcagttgaatggatccactgaagtggttcAATActatgacacaagcacctcaggcaagaaCTCAACTGACTGATCTTAATCCCGCCCCTTAAATCATTgaaaacacaaagaaaaagTGTTTAACATTAGTGTAggacagcaaataccacagcGTTTGATAGTGTTTTGAATCAGAATTTTACCTTCAAttataatcggtttgcaccAACTGATCAACTTAAGTATATAATTGGTTACAATTAAATAAACTCAAGTaggatttaaattattttgataaatcATCTATTTTAGTGTTCACCAAAGAACAGGTGGGATTTATCTGTAGCTCAGTCAGGTGCCTAAAGGTCATAAGATCAAACCTTTGCAAACCCCAGTTTTTCCCATACCaacaagaagaagtttgttttatttaacgacgccactagagcacattgatttttttatcttatcatcggctattggacgtcaaacatatggtcattctgacactgttttttagaagaaacccgctgttgccacataggctactcttttacaacaggcagcaagggaacttttatttgtgcttcccacaggcaggatagcacaaaccataacctttgttgaaccagttatggatcactggtcagtgcaagtggtttgcacctacccactgagccttgcggagcactcactcagggtttggagtcggtatctggattaaaaatcccatgcctcaactgggattcgaacccagtacctaccagcctgtagactgatgacctaaccacgacgccaccgaggccggtccccatACCAAcaagtgccccacaactggtatatcaaagactgtggtatggtTGCTGTTCAGCCTGTggggaaagtccatataaaagatcctggtTAGCAGGTTTCTCCAGAAGactatgtatcagaattactaaatgcttgacactgattaattaatcaatgcgttCGAAGCAgtgtcatgaaataaaataacttttgttCCCTAAGAAAGACCCTATGAACTAGATTAAAGATATTTGCAACACAATCATGTGTAGGGTATGTCAAAATTTTTTAGTAATACTCAATCTTGAGGGCTGTATGATGCACCTGTAGAGAGAATATAGGACAATACTCAGTCTATTGATGGCTGTTGCAATTGGAGACAACCATGTGTGGCTAGGCCTAAACCCAGTCTTTTAAGGGTATTTGATCCAGTTAGAAACAACACAATCATGTGTAGGGTATGTCAAAAATGTTAGTAATACTCAATCTTGAGGGCTATATGATGCACCTGTAGAGAGAATATAGGACAATACTCAGTCTATTGATGGCTGTTGCAATTGGAGACAACCATGTGAGGATATCTGCTgaagttaaaaacatttcatttcaactccTATTTTGGTGCACCTATATAGGACAATCCAATTAAGGTCAAAGCAACcattctgtcctgggcacacacctccaggacagagggttatagttgttgtgagagagaagagggtgtggtggtctCACACTTACTAaccgagttgttaaaactctctctgggtgggaccCAGCACCAGTtgtgcgaaccctgtacctaccagcccatCTCCAGAAGTGACAAACTATGTAATAAAGGTAGAACAACaatcaaacaaaaccaaacaatatTCGACTTACCTTGATGGACTGATTGATTTATCACTCTTGATAGCTCGTGGGTATTTCTGCTGAGGCGTCTGGCACACTGACATGCTGTCGTTTGATTGGCTGTACATGTTACTTACATTTGCCCACTGCTGGATGGGAGCATTAATGTTAGAAGAAAAAACCTGCATgcctgaaaataataaatatatattacctGTCATTATCATAAATAGTATATTAGCCTGAAATATACTGTATTAAATATACaggacaacaaaagaaatgaaaatttaaGCTAGTTTCCttaaatttaaaatcatttgGTTTGAACCCCTTtagctttaaattaaaaaaaaatattacctgtcatcaaaaataataaattagcatgaaatgtatattaatttttttaaaattaaaaatcagtATGCATCATATTAGCTTTTGTgtccagggcccaatttcacaaaacactgtaagcctagttttgcatgtaaatgtaaatctacgactaaaccacaatttgtaTCActgttatagtacaacaaatatagtttaaaatacacatttcattttcttttgtccttaaaatgctccatcttctgtaataatgtaattttattaatgaaatagatgccaaacacttgtaaatgtatgcccgcCACGGTATAACTggtagtcgcagacgtaaacttatgatttttgtgtgaaattggCCCCAGTATCCCTCTGTCTCAAGTACCTAGATGTGCTAAAAACTGGTGTAAAAACATCTTCAATCATAACTATCAAAACATCTGAAATTATCGAAAATGGGTCATAAAAGGTTTCACTTTCTTCAATTAATAATATTGGGatggggtcaggatatttatatttaggggTCATAATTTGGTTGGTATAGTATTTTTAGCAACATTTTAACCTACATATATACAGATGTATAGATTCTAGTTGGAATAATCCAGTCTAAAAAGTAAACttaagtttgtttaaagtttattttgtttaataacaccactagagcataaattagccattggctattggatggcaaacatttgggaattctgacagtcatcacagtaaacctgctacattttgcctaatgcatcaagggatcttttatatatgcactttcccacagacatgaaagcacataccactgctgttgaccagttgtggtgcactggttggaacaaggaaaaacctaatcagctgaattggtccaccaaggtggttcaatcctgcgacacaagcatatcaagcgagcactcaactgactgagctaaatcccacccccattTGTAAAGTAACACCTGTATATGACAGTCACCTTAGTAAGAAAGAAGACATTTAATTTTACCTGGACCTGGAAAGCCTGCAACAGAGGTGTTCGTCTGTGTTTGTAAAGTAACACCTGTATATGACAGCCACCTTAGTAAGAAAGAAGACATTTAATTTTACCTGGACCTGGAAAGCCTGCAACAGAGGTGTTCGTCTGTGTTTGTAAAGTAACACCTGTATATGACAGCCACCTTAGTAAGAAAGAAGACATTTAATTTTACCTGGACCTGGAAAGCCTGCAACAGAGGTGTTCGTCTGTGTTTGTAAAGTAACACCTGTATATGACAGCCACCTTAGTAAGAAAGAAGACATTTAATTTTACCTGGACCTGGAAAGCCTGCAACAGAGGTGTTCGTCTGTGTTTGTAAAGTAACACCTGTATATGACAGCCACCTtagtaaaaaagaaagtaaagtttgttttatttaacgacgccactggagcacattgattttttatcttatcatcggctattggacgtcaaacatatggtcattctgacactgtgttttagaggaaacccgctgtcgccacataggctactctttttacgacaggcagcaagggatcttttatttgcgcttcccacagacaggatagcacaaaccatagcctttgttgaaccagttatggatcactggtcggtgcaagtggtttacacctacccattgagccttgcggagcactcactcagggtttggagtcggtatctggattaaaaatcccatgcctcgactgggatccgaacccagtacctaccagcctgtagaccgatggcctgccacgacgccaccgaggccggttagtaAGAAAGAAGACATTTAATTTTACCTGGACCTGGAAAGCCTGCAACAGAGGTGTTCGTCTGCGTTTGATTCATGCCTGTGTATCCCATCATGCTTTGTACATCCTGCGTCTGCTGAGGGTACATCAGATTCTGTACTTGTGGGATTAGGTCTGCTGTGAAATGTGTTATGAAATGCCATTCATTAAAGTGACACATCATcaattttaaacagaaaatagaaaaaataaaatttatctatacaagtttttgaattataatatatttactataatatatttactattcAAAAAATCCTAGAACGGTCGATCCTACTACAAAAGCACATTGGGCTCCATTCAGTTTTAATTATCTCAACCCTAAAGGTAGTTGAATATCTATCTATTAATCATAAAAGTATGAATATGATTCGTTTGATTTTCTCAAACATTTTCCATTTGCTCTTATAAGAttacttaaaggcatactgtcacgtatttaaggaccttatttctctaaaaatggataataaataaaaattgcattaactgttggaaaccaaatctatgCCTTACGGTAATTAGGCACTtatgcagggcacaatatttcacgagaaccattGTTCTGTTTGTGTGTTGGTTACGCAATTT
Proteins encoded in this region:
- the LOC121373682 gene encoding cytoplasmic polyadenylation element-binding protein-like isoform X2, which produces MSSFLLRWLSYTGVTLQTQTNTSVAGFPGPGMQVFSSNINAPIQQWANVSNMYSQSNDSMSVCQTPQQKYPRAIKSDKSISPSSDLNYSTDSSLYSFGSPMSEATLSPMEKIIYSTLLNRPSPSTRTPSPCDSNTSGFGSDGSESVLADMMSSMNLGGRTLRRQYADQQSQLCTVYPSSVTASDGTLIPLAKDSQLEQAWHSQSINPVLNMTNIDPYAIDRAARLHRNAASISEASCTWSGQLAPRMMKNPPYSCKVFLGGVPWDITEAGLQAAFSKFGSLRIEWPGKDGYVYLLFDNEKSVRPLLQACTHDFTNGNYYYKISSRRMRSKEVQVIPWVPADSNHVKQPSQRLDSNKTIFVGALHGMITAETLANIMNDLFGHVVYAGIDTDKYKYPIGSGRVTFSNKKSYMKAVQAAFIEIKTPKFTKKIQVDPYLEDAICSLCSIQQGPYFCRELQCFKYFCRSCWYWQHALDTMRHHKPLTRNTKNVTPI
- the LOC121373682 gene encoding cytoplasmic polyadenylation element-binding protein-like isoform X1, which produces MTAKAGDIPAIRVEDYDEALNQRGGTVAASNTEFFKHIDALNALLDNSLSLTNLGMQQQQQQQQQQNQRADLIPQVQNLMYPQQTQDVQSMMGYTGMNQTQTNTSVAGFPGPGMQVFSSNINAPIQQWANVSNMYSQSNDSMSVCQTPQQKYPRAIKSDKSISPSSDLNYSTDSSLYSFGSPMSEATLSPMEKIIYSTLLNRPSPSTRTPSPCDSNTSGFGSDGSESVLADMMSSMNLGGRTLRRQYADQQSQLCTVYPSSVTASDGTLIPLAKDSQLEQAWHSQSINPVLNMTNIDPYAIDRAARLHRNAASISEASCTWSGQLAPRMMKNPPYSCKVFLGGVPWDITEAGLQAAFSKFGSLRIEWPGKDGYVYLLFDNEKSVRPLLQACTHDFTNGNYYYKISSRRMRSKEVQVIPWVPADSNHVKQPSQRLDSNKTIFVGALHGMITAETLANIMNDLFGHVVYAGIDTDKYKYPIGSGRVTFSNKKSYMKAVQAAFIEIKTPKFTKKIQVDPYLEDAICSLCSIQQGPYFCRELQCFKYFCRSCWYWQHALDTMRHHKPLTRNTKNVTPI